In the genome of Taeniopygia guttata chromosome 26, bTaeGut7.mat, whole genome shotgun sequence, one region contains:
- the NAV1 gene encoding neuron navigator 1 isoform X7, whose translation MSAELRRARPGAGTPVASRRGRGGAVVRRRVLCRCRFKRGQRGGPAAPRPSRRPAGPRRAAGSAMLRTGRPRRAPRLASSWDESSSISSGLSDASDNLSSEEFNASSSLNSLPSTPTASRRNSAIALRTDSEKRSLAESGLSWYGEGDEKVPKKLDYDSSSLKMEHGSSKWRREPSEGGEEGPKGGELKKPVSLGTPGSLKKGKTPPVAVTSPITHMAQSTLKVAGKPETKVTDKSKLSVKSTGLQRSSSDASRDRTADAKKPPSGLARPSSSSSFGYKKPAPATGTATVMQAGGSATLGKIQKSSGIPVKPVSGRKTSLDVSNAPEPGFLAPGARSNIQYRSLPRPAKSSSMSVTGGRSAARPVSSSIDPSLLSTKQGGISVSRLKEPSKVGTGRGIPAPVNQTDREKEKAKAKAVALDSECSTLKSASSPESTPKAQANLPPAAKVAELPPTPLRAAAKTYVKPPSLANLDKVNSNSLDLPSSSELHTPHTAKLQDLHPAGGHLAPCFSPSPAPILNINSASFSQGLELMGGFSVPKEGRMYPKLSGLHRSMESLQMPMSLPSAFSGGSTTTPAPAAAPPASAEEEEEEEEARELGWSGSPRLTHLDSANRDRNTLPKKGLRYQLHSQEEAKERRHSHAVSGLPESDEQQELPSPPALPMALVGKGPLTSIVSPTATTTPRITRSNSIPTHDSTFELYSTSQMGSTLSLADKPKGMIRSGSFRDPVDDVHGSVLSLASSASSTYSSQIRKLRRELESSQEKVATLTSQLSANANLVAAFEQSLVSMTSRLRHLAETAEEKDTELLDLRETIDFLKKKNSEAQAVIQGALNGTDVTPKELRIKRQNSSDSISSLNSITSHSSIGSSKDADAKKKKKKSWLRSSFNKAFSIKKGPKSASSYSDIEEIATPDSSAPSSPKLQHGSTETASPSIKSSTSSSVGIDTAELFQAHSEGEPEKKEVSELRSELWEKEMKLTDIRLEALNSAHQLEQLRETMHNMQLEVDLLKAENDRLKVAPGPSAVLGAVPSHITSTAASSSPRRSLGLTLGHAFSPSPGDADVSPMDAVSAGTQKDELTLRIVVRMPPQHIIKGDLKQQEFFLGWTKVSGKVDWKMLDEAVCQVFKDYITKMDPASTLGLSTESIYGYSISHIKRVLDMEPPELPLCRRGLTSVVVTLKGLKEKCVDSLVFETLIPKPMMQHYISLLLKHRRLILSGPSGTGKTYLTNRLAEYLVERSGRDVTEGIVSTFNMHQQSCKDLQLYLSNLANQIDRETGTADVPLVILLDDLSEAGSISELVNGALTCKYHKCPYIIGTTNQPVKMTPNHGLHLSFRMLTFSNNVEPANGFLVRYLRRKLLESDTDINANKEELLRVLDWVPKLWYHLHTFLEKHSTSDFLIGPCFFLSCPIGIEDFRTWFIDLWNNSIIPYLQEGAKDGLKVHGQKAAWEDPVEWVRDTLPWPSAQQDQSKLYHLPPPTIGPQSTVSPPEERTAKDTTPSSLDSDPLMAMLLKLQEAANYIESPDRETMVDPDLQSTL comes from the exons CTGGGAtgagagcagctccatcagcagtGGCCTCAGCGATGCCTCCGACAACCTCAGCTCAGAGGAGTTCAATGCCAGCTCCTCGCTCAACTCCCTGCCCTCCACCCCCACTGCCTCGCGCAGGAACTCGGCCATAGCG CTGCGCACGGACTCGGAGAAGCGCTCGCTGGCAGAGAGCGGACTGAGCTGGTACGGTGAGGGTGACGAGAAGGTACCCAAGAAGCTGGACTACGACAGCAGCAGCCTCAAGATGGAGCATGGCTCCTCCAAGTGGCGGCGGGAGCCCTCGGAGGGTGGAGAGGAGGGGCCCAAGGGTGGTGAGCTGAAGAAGCCTGTCAGCCTGGGCACCCCGGGCTCCCTCAAGAAGGGCAAGACTCCTCCAGTGGCTGTGACCTCCCCCATCACCCACATGGCCCAGAGCACCCTCAAAGTGGCAG GCAAGCCAGAGACCAAAGTCACCGACAAGAGCAAGCTGTCAGTGAAGAGCACAGGCCTGCAGCGCTCCTCCTCCGACGCCAGCCGTGACCGCACCGCTGATGCCAAGAAGCCGCCGTCAGGGCTTGCACGCCCCTCATCCTCCAGCTCCTTTGGCTACAAGAAACCAGCTCCTGCCACTGGCACGGCCACTGTCATGCAGGCTGGGGGCTCGGCCACTCTCGGCAAGATCCAGAAGAGCTCTGGCATCCCTGTTAAGCCAGTCAGTGGGAGGAAAACAAGCCTCGATGTCTCCAATGCACCTGAGCCCGGGTTCCTGGCACCAGGGGCTCGCTCCAACATCCAGTACCGCAGCCTGCCCCGGCCAGCCAAGTCCAGCTCCATGAGTGTGACCGGGGGCCGCAGCGCAGCCCGGCCGGTCAGCAGCAGCATTGACCCCAGCCTGCTGAGTACCAAGCAGGGCGGCATCTCAGTATCGCGGCTCAAGGAGCCATCCAAGGTTGGCACTGGCCGTGGCATACCGGCCCCTGTGAATCAGACAGACCGTGAGAAGGAGAAGGCCAAAGCCAAGGCAGTGGCACTTGACTCTGAGTGCAGCACCCTGAAGAGTGCCAGCTCACCTGAGAGCACCCCAAAAGCCCAGGCCAACCTCCCGCCAGCAGCCAAGGTGGCTGAGCTGCCCCCTACACCTCTCAG agcagctgccaaGACCTACGTGAAGCCTCCCTCACTGGCCAACTTGGACAAGGTCAACTCCAACAGCCTGGACTTGCCCTCCTCCAGCGAGCTGCACACCCCACACACTGCCAAGCTCCAGGACCTGCATCCAGCTGGCGGGCACCTTGCACCCTGCTTtagccccagccctgcccccaTCCTCAACATCAACTCGGCAAGCTTCTCCCAGGGCCTGGAGCTCATGGGTGGCTTCAGTGTCCCCAAGGAGGGCAGGATGTACCCCAAGCTCTCCGGCCTTCACCGCAGCATGGAATCCCTGCAGATGCCCATGAGCCTGCCCAGTGCCTTTTCAGGGGGCAGCACTACCACCCCCgcccctgctgctgcacctcctgccagcgcagaggaggaagaggaagaagaagaggcaagagagctgggctggagtgGGAGCCCCCGGCTCACACATCTGGACAG tGCCAACCGCGACAGGAACACGCTGCCCAAGAAGGGGTTGAG GTACCAGCTCCACTCCCAGGAGGAGGCCAAGGAGCGGCGCCACTCCCACGCAGTCAGCGGACTCCCCGAGTCGGacgagcagcaggagctgccctcaccccCCGCCCTCCCCATGGCGCTGGTCGGGAAGGGTCCGCTCACCAGCATTG TGAGCCCCACTGCCACCACTACCCCACGGATCACCCGCTCCAACAGCATCCCCACCCACGACTCCACCTTCGAGCTGTACAGCACCTCCCAGATGGGCAGCACCCTCTCTCTGGCCGACAAGCCCAAGGGCATGATCCGCTCGGGCTCTTTCCGGGACCCCGTGGACGATG TTCATGGATCGGTGCTGTCCCTGGCCTCCAGCGCGTCCTCCACCTACTCCTCC CAAATCCGCAAGCTGCGCCGCGAGCTGGAGTCCTCGCAGGAGAAGGTGGCCACGCTGACGTCCCAGCTGTCTGCTAAT GCCAACCTGGTGGCAGCCTTTGAGCAGAGCCTGGTGAGCATGACATCCCGCCTGCGGCACCTGGCTGAGACTGCTGAGGAGAAG gacacagagctgctggaccTGCGAGAGACCATTGACTtcctgaagaagaagaactCAGAGGCCCAGGCTGTGATCCAGGGTGCTCTAAATGGCACTGATGTCACCCCCAAAG AGCTGCGCATCAAGCGGCAGAACTCCTCTGACAGCATCTCCAGCCTcaacagcatcaccagccactCCAGCATCGGCAGCAGCAAGGACGCTGATgccaagaagaagaagaagaagagctGG CTACGCAGCTCCTTCAATAAGGCCTTCAGCATCAAGAAGGGCCCCAAATCAGCCTCGTCCTACTCTGACATAGAGGAGATCGCCACACCAGACTCCTcagccccctcctcccccaAGCTACAGCATGGCTCCACAGAGACTGCCTCGCCCTCCATCAAGTCCTCCACATCCTCCTCCGTGGGCATTGACACGGCTGA GCTCTTCCAGGCCCACAGTGAGGGCGAGCCTGAGAAGAAGGAGGTGTCAGAGCTGCGGTCAGAGCTGTGGGAGAAGGAGATGAAGCTGACAGACATCCGCCTGGAGGCCCTTAACTCAGCCcaccagctggagcagctgcgggAGACCATGCACAACATGCAG CTGGAGGTGGATCTCCTGAAGGCCGAGAATGACCGTCTCAAGGTGGCCCCTGGGCCTTCAGCAGTGCTAGGTGCTGTTCCCAGCCATatcaccagcacagcagcctcctcTTCACCACGGCGCTCCTTGGGTCTCACCCTTGGTCACGCCTtcagccccagcccgggggaTGCAG ACGTGTCCCCCATGGATGCTGTCAGTGCTGGCACCCAGAAGGATGAGCTGACACTGCGGATTGTGGTGCGCATGCCGCCCCAGCACATCATCAAGGGG GACCTCAAGCAGCAAGAGTTTTTCTTGGGCTGGACCAAGGTGAGCGGAAAGGTAGACTGGAAGATGCTGGATGAGGCTGTCTGCCAGGTCTTCAAG GATTACATCACTAAGATGGATCCTGCGTCCACGCTGGGGCTCAGCACCGAGTCCATCTATGGCTACAGCATCAGCCACATCAAGCGGGTGCTGGACATGGAGCCGCCGGAGCTGCCACTGTGCCGCCGGGGCCTGACCAGTGTTGTTGTGACGCTCAAAG GCTTGAAGGAGAAGTGTGTGGACAGCCTGGTGTTCGAAACACTCATCCCCAAGCCCATGATGCAGCACTACATCAGCCTCCTGCTCAAACACCGCCGCCTCATCCTCTCGGGGCCCAGTGGCACCGGCAAGACCTACCTGACCAACCGCCTGGCCGAGTACCTGGTGGAGCGCTCGGGTCGGGACGTCACCGAGGGCATCGTCAGCACCTTCAACATGCACCAGCAGTCCTGCAAG GATCTTCAGCTGtacctgtccaacctggccaaCCAGATCGACCGGGAGACAGGCACGGCGGACGTGCCGCTGGTGATCCTCCTGGACGACCTCAGTGAGGCAGGCTCCATCAGCGAGCTCGTCAACGGTGCACTCACCTGCAAGTACCACAAATG TCCGTATATCATTGGCACTACCAACCAGCCTGTGAAGATGACCCCAAACCATGGCCTCCATCTCAGCTTCAG GATGCTGACCTTCTCCAACAACGTGGAGCCGGCCAATGGCTTCCTGGTGCGCTACCTGCGGCGGAAGCTGCTGGAGTCAGACACGGACATCAACGCCAacaaggaggagctgctgcgGGTGCTGGACTGGGTGCCCAAGCTCTGGTACCATTTGCACACCTTTCTGGAAAAACACAGCACATCCGACTTCCTCATCG GTCCCTGCTTCTTTCTGTCCTGCCCTATTGGAATTGAGGATTTCCGGACCTGGTTCATCGACCTGTGGAACAACTCCATCATCCCCTACCTGCAGGAGGGAGCAAAAGATGGGCTCAAG GTGCATGGGCAGAAGGCAGCCTGGGAGGACCCCGTGGAGTGGGTGCGGGACACCCTGCCCTGGCCGTCAGCGCAGCAGGACCAGTCCAAGCTGTACCACCTGCCCCCGCCCACCATCGGGCCCCAGAGCACCGTGTCCCCCCCTGAGGAGCGCACGGCCAAGGACACCACGCCCAGCTCCCTGGACTCGGACCCGCTG atGGCCATGCTGCTGAAGCTCCAGGAAGCTGCCAACTACATTGAGTCTCCAGACCGTGAGACCATGGTGGATCCTGACCTGCAGTCGACTCTGTGA